The nucleotide window AGCCAAAGGTGTGCAAACACATATTGAAACTTCTGGAGCATATAAATTAACGGGTCAATGGGATTGGATTTGTTTATCTCCTAAAAAAGTAAAATTACCTACCGAAGAAATTTACGATAAGGCACACGAGTTAAAATGTATAATCTACAATAAAGACGATTTTAAATTTGCAGAACAACAAGCAACCAAAGTAAATAGGGATTGTATTCTGTACTTGCAACCAGAGTGGAGTAAGCGCGAAAAAATGATGCCACAGATTGTAGATTATGTAATGGCTAACCCAAAATGGAAGGTGTCTTTACAAACACACAAATACCTAAACATACCGTAAATACTAGTAAGAATTAAGCTTTCTTATTTTTTTTGTATTTTTACAGAACCCTTAATTAATAATAAATACGCAATGATTCGAAATTTCTGGAACGAGGAATGGAAAATCGTAGTTTTTGATGATTTTGTTCATCCAAATGAACAATTTAAAGTTTCTAATTATGGCCGTCTAATTCGAATTAGAAATGGTGAAGAGAAACTTTTTAATCCTTATAATATGCATGGCTACCTCTATTTTAGAGTAAAAAAAAAGCAAAAAGGAAAATTCAAAACCTACTATGTCCATAAGCTCGTGGCGCAACATTTCTTAGTGCAAAATGATGGTATTTACGTTATACATTTAGATTATGATAAGTTAAATAATCATATCGATAATCTTAAATGGGCTACAAAACGAGAAAAAGAAATACATCAGTTTAGCAATCCTAATTACAAAAAGCCCAAAAAATTAACATCAGCGAAGCTTACTGAAATTGATGTTATGAGAATAAAAAAAATGCTAAATAACCCAAACAGAAAAACACGGTTAAAGATTATTGCTAAACAGTTTGGTGTAAGTACAATGCAATTACAAAGGATTAAAACAGGAGAAAATTGGGCACATGTTCCTGCCTTAAAATAGGTACTATTTTATTTATTTTTAAATAAAAAATCGATTGAAACCAAAGCATTTCAATCGATTTGTATTTTTAATTCTTAAATACTTATTTAGTAAAGGGTACCACAACTCTAACAGTGTCCCAACCCATGTGCATGTGTACACCATTATCAGATGCCTCAAAAGCTACAGAAAAAGCCTCTAGAGATTCATCATCTTTACTAGTAGGTACGGTAATTCTGGCTACATCATTTTCTTCATTATAAAAATAACTGCCCCAAACATTTAAATCTGTACTAAGAATAACGGTCCATTCTTTTTCTCCAGGAATCGCATATACAGTATAGGTGCCTTCTTTCACATCAGCTCCATTCAGTTTCATATCGGAATATACATGGAGTTCAGCTGCTTCATTGGCTCCAAGTCTCCA belongs to Winogradskyella sp. J14-2 and includes:
- a CDS encoding 7-carboxy-7-deazaguanine synthase QueE, which encodes MTRRERQELIDKGHLLPLMEEFYTIQGEGYHKGTAAYFVRIGGCDVGCHWCDVKESWLAELHPPTETEKIVANAVKYSNTIVVTGGEPLTWDMGPLTEQLKAKGVQTHIETSGAYKLTGQWDWICLSPKKVKLPTEEIYDKAHELKCIIYNKDDFKFAEQQATKVNRDCILYLQPEWSKREKMMPQIVDYVMANPKWKVSLQTHKYLNIP
- a CDS encoding HNH endonuclease; this translates as MIRNFWNEEWKIVVFDDFVHPNEQFKVSNYGRLIRIRNGEEKLFNPYNMHGYLYFRVKKKQKGKFKTYYVHKLVAQHFLVQNDGIYVIHLDYDKLNNHIDNLKWATKREKEIHQFSNPNYKKPKKLTSAKLTEIDVMRIKKMLNNPNRKTRLKIIAKQFGVSTMQLQRIKTGENWAHVPALK
- a CDS encoding DUF2911 domain-containing protein, which translates into the protein MKTTRLISTIAFAFALLLSFNAEAQKFSGLDKSPMDAASYPSDYKVSDKLIKIVYSRPQLKDREVYDLAKPGKVWRLGANEAAELHVYSDMKLNGADVKEGTYTVYAIPGEKEWTVILSTDLNVWGSYFYNEENDVARITVPTSKDDESLEAFSVAFEASDNGVHMHMGWDTVRVVVPFTK